In one window of Streptomyces sp. FXJ1.172 DNA:
- a CDS encoding exo-beta-N-acetylmuramidase NamZ family protein has product MHLSRRNLLASATLAAAPAGAAHPRERLRTGFERLAADGYAILEGRRVGIVTNPTGVTRTVQHIVDVMHADPRVRLTAVFGPEHGFRGTAQAGGSEGRSTDPATGLPVYDTYLKSGRALAGVFAAAGVDTIVFDVQDVGARFYTYIWTLYDCMEAAQLAGKRFVVLDRPNPVTGRTAQGPVLHKEFATFVGRQPIAQAHGMTVAELARLFNGEFLSRPVALDTVLMSGWRRSDWYDTSALPWVPPSPNMPTPDTALVYCGTCMFEGTSLSEGRGTTRPFELLGAEGIDGRWAAAANELALPGARFREAYFAPTFSKFAGRTVGGVQIHVTDRTLYDPVRTGIALLVTAKKVWDGFAWRPDDWIDRLTGSARVRTMIDAGATADEVTAAWQDELAAFRRTRREYLLYR; this is encoded by the coding sequence ATGCATCTGTCCCGACGGAACCTCCTCGCATCGGCCACGCTGGCAGCCGCCCCCGCAGGCGCAGCCCACCCCCGCGAACGGCTCCGCACCGGTTTCGAAAGACTCGCGGCCGACGGTTACGCGATCCTCGAGGGCCGGCGCGTGGGCATCGTCACCAACCCCACGGGCGTCACGCGCACCGTCCAGCACATCGTCGACGTCATGCACGCCGACCCCCGGGTGAGGCTGACGGCGGTCTTCGGCCCGGAACACGGCTTCCGGGGCACCGCGCAGGCGGGCGGCTCCGAGGGCCGCTCCACCGACCCGGCGACCGGCCTGCCGGTCTACGACACGTACCTCAAGAGCGGCCGGGCGCTCGCCGGCGTCTTCGCCGCCGCCGGCGTCGACACGATCGTCTTCGACGTCCAGGACGTCGGCGCGCGCTTCTACACGTACATCTGGACGCTCTACGACTGCATGGAGGCCGCGCAGCTCGCGGGCAAGCGGTTCGTCGTCCTGGACCGGCCCAATCCGGTGACCGGCCGCACGGCCCAGGGGCCGGTCCTCCACAAGGAGTTCGCCACCTTCGTCGGGCGGCAGCCGATCGCGCAGGCGCACGGGATGACCGTCGCGGAGCTGGCCCGGCTGTTCAACGGCGAGTTCCTGAGCAGGCCGGTCGCGCTGGACACCGTCCTGATGAGCGGGTGGCGGCGCTCCGACTGGTACGACACGTCCGCGCTGCCGTGGGTGCCGCCGAGCCCGAACATGCCGACCCCGGACACGGCGCTCGTCTACTGCGGCACCTGCATGTTCGAGGGCACCAGCCTGTCGGAGGGCAGGGGCACGACCCGGCCCTTCGAACTGCTCGGCGCCGAGGGCATCGACGGCCGCTGGGCCGCCGCCGCGAACGAACTCGCCCTGCCCGGCGCGCGGTTCAGGGAGGCGTACTTCGCGCCCACGTTCTCCAAGTTCGCGGGCAGGACGGTGGGCGGGGTGCAGATCCATGTGACGGACCGGACGCTCTACGACCCCGTACGCACCGGGATCGCGCTGCTGGTGACCGCGAAGAAGGTCTGGGACGGGTTCGCCTGGCGGCCGGACGACTGGATCGACAGGCTCACCGGTTCCGCCCGGGTGCGCACGATGATCGACGCGGGCGCCACCGCCGACGAGGTGACCGCGGCCTGGCAGGACGAACTGGCCGCGTTCCGGCGGACCCGAAGGGAATATCTCCTCTACAGGTGA
- a CDS encoding SDR family oxidoreductase, whose amino-acid sequence MVEAVQDAGVVVTGAGGGIGAALARRFAAEGARVVVNDLDAERAKAVAEEIGGIAVPGDASAIVGDARDALGGTVDVYCANAGVAFEDGGESGPAAEKSWATAWDVNVMAHVRAAHELLPHWLERGRGRFVSTVSAAGLLTMIGAPSYSVTKHGAYAFAEWLSLTYRHRGLKVHAICPQGVRTDMLAATGSAGDLVLQPTAIEPAAVADALFRGIEEDRFLILPHPEVAEYYQVRATDPDRWLSGMNHIQRKWEEAR is encoded by the coding sequence ATGGTGGAAGCCGTGCAGGATGCGGGAGTGGTGGTCACCGGGGCCGGTGGGGGGATCGGGGCCGCGCTGGCCCGGCGGTTCGCCGCCGAGGGGGCGCGGGTCGTCGTGAACGATCTGGACGCCGAGAGGGCGAAGGCGGTCGCCGAGGAGATCGGCGGGATCGCCGTGCCCGGCGACGCCTCCGCGATCGTCGGCGACGCCCGGGACGCGCTCGGCGGCACCGTCGACGTCTACTGCGCGAACGCCGGGGTCGCCTTCGAGGACGGCGGCGAGAGCGGGCCGGCGGCCGAGAAGTCCTGGGCGACCGCCTGGGACGTCAATGTGATGGCGCACGTCCGCGCCGCCCACGAGCTGCTGCCGCACTGGCTGGAGCGCGGGCGCGGGCGGTTCGTGTCCACCGTGTCGGCCGCCGGGCTGCTCACCATGATCGGCGCCCCCTCCTACAGCGTCACCAAGCACGGTGCCTACGCCTTCGCCGAGTGGCTGTCACTGACCTACCGCCACCGGGGCCTGAAGGTGCACGCGATCTGTCCGCAGGGCGTGCGGACGGACATGCTGGCCGCGACCGGCAGCGCCGGGGACCTGGTGCTCCAGCCGACCGCGATCGAGCCGGCGGCCGTCGCGGACGCCCTGTTCCGGGGGATCGAGGAGGACCGCTTCCTGATCCTGCCGCATCCGGAGGTCGCCGAGTACTACCAGGTGCGGGCCACCGATCCGGACCGCTGGCTGAGCGGCATGAACCACATCCAGCGCAAGTGGGAGGAGGCCCGGTGA
- a CDS encoding class I adenylate-forming enzyme family protein, with translation MSTSRYADRPWLALLDDAQRGPVDPADSLVHALRTAVAEAPDRTFLAYFDARLSYREVDELSDSVAAHLAARGLERGDRVAVLLQNSPHFVLAVLGAWKAGATVVPVNPMYKSAEVAHVLRDGEVTALVCSDRAWEAYLRDTAAESPVRIVLTGCELDFQTRNDARVLGFERLPHAADADDLVTVARQGGTAPAGRDPRPGDTALISYTSGTSGTPKGAINTHGNIMHNAERQSTGLGLPAAPVYYALAPLFHITGMVCQFGACLNSAGTLVLAYRFEPSLVLEAFAEHRPHYTVGPSTAYMALAAHPDATREHFASFVNISSGGAPVPPALVEGFRERFGPYIRVGYGLTECTAPCASVPPGLEAPVDPVSGTLSVGVPGADTLVRILDEQGAEVPFGEQGEIVVRGPQVIPGYWRRPDATAETFPDGELRTGDIGFMDEQGWLYVVDRKKDMINASGFKVWPREVEDVLYTHPAVREAAVVGVPDGYRGETVKAYISLRPGAEADPDELAVYCKERLAAYKYPRQVEILTDLPKTASGKILRRELRSRAHETR, from the coding sequence GTGAGCACCTCCCGCTACGCCGACCGGCCCTGGCTGGCCCTGCTCGACGACGCCCAGCGCGGTCCCGTCGACCCCGCCGACTCGCTGGTGCACGCGCTGCGCACCGCCGTCGCCGAGGCCCCCGACCGCACCTTCCTGGCCTACTTCGACGCCCGCCTGAGCTACCGCGAGGTGGACGAGCTGAGCGACTCCGTCGCCGCCCACCTGGCCGCGCGCGGGCTGGAGCGCGGCGACCGGGTGGCCGTGCTGCTGCAGAACTCCCCGCACTTCGTGCTCGCCGTCCTCGGCGCCTGGAAGGCGGGCGCGACCGTCGTCCCGGTCAACCCCATGTACAAGTCGGCCGAGGTGGCGCACGTCCTGCGGGACGGCGAGGTGACCGCGCTGGTCTGCTCCGACCGGGCCTGGGAGGCGTACCTGAGGGACACGGCCGCCGAGTCGCCGGTGCGGATCGTGCTCACCGGGTGCGAGCTGGACTTCCAGACGCGCAACGACGCGCGCGTGCTCGGCTTCGAGCGGCTGCCGCACGCGGCCGACGCCGACGACCTGGTCACCGTCGCCCGGCAGGGCGGCACGGCGCCCGCCGGCCGCGATCCGCGCCCCGGCGACACCGCCCTGATCAGCTACACCTCCGGCACCAGCGGCACACCCAAGGGCGCCATCAACACGCACGGCAACATCATGCACAACGCCGAGCGGCAGAGCACCGGGCTCGGACTGCCCGCGGCGCCGGTCTACTACGCGCTCGCGCCGCTGTTCCACATCACCGGCATGGTCTGCCAGTTCGGGGCCTGCCTCAACAGCGCCGGCACCCTGGTGCTCGCCTACCGCTTCGAGCCCTCACTGGTCCTGGAGGCCTTCGCCGAGCACCGCCCGCACTACACGGTCGGCCCGTCCACCGCCTACATGGCGCTCGCCGCCCACCCGGACGCCACCCGCGAGCACTTCGCCTCGTTCGTGAACATCTCCTCGGGCGGCGCCCCCGTGCCGCCGGCCCTGGTGGAGGGGTTCCGGGAGCGCTTCGGGCCGTACATCCGGGTCGGCTACGGCCTCACCGAGTGCACCGCCCCGTGCGCCTCCGTCCCGCCCGGCCTGGAGGCGCCCGTGGACCCGGTCTCCGGGACGCTGTCCGTCGGTGTGCCCGGCGCGGACACGCTCGTGCGGATCCTGGACGAGCAGGGCGCGGAGGTGCCGTTCGGGGAGCAGGGCGAGATCGTCGTACGAGGTCCGCAGGTGATCCCCGGCTACTGGCGGCGCCCGGACGCCACCGCCGAGACCTTCCCCGACGGCGAGCTGCGCACCGGCGACATCGGCTTCATGGACGAGCAGGGCTGGCTCTATGTCGTCGACCGCAAGAAGGACATGATCAACGCGTCCGGCTTCAAGGTGTGGCCGCGCGAGGTCGAGGACGTGCTGTACACCCATCCGGCGGTGCGCGAGGCGGCCGTCGTCGGTGTCCCCGACGGCTACCGGGGCGAGACCGTCAAGGCCTATATCAGCCTGCGTCCGGGCGCCGAGGCGGACCCGGATGAACTCGCGGTGTACTGCAAGGAGAGACTTGCCGCTTACAAGTACCCGCGCCAGGTGGAGATCCTGACCGACCTGCCCAAGACGGCGAGTGGCAAGATCCTCCGACGGGAACTGCGTTCCCGCGCGCACGAGACTCGATGA
- a CDS encoding TetR/AcrR family transcriptional regulator: protein MPRTTDGDGTPVPQRLLAAATRLFAEQGYDRTSVQEIVEAAGVTKGALYHYFGSKDDLLHEVYARVLRLQMERLDHFADMDAPVEQRLRGAAADVVVTTIENLDDAMIFFRSMHHLSPEKSKQVRAERRRYHERFRALIEEGQKEGVFSTATPADLVVDYHFGSVHHLSTWYRPNGPLTPQQVADHLADLLLRALRP, encoded by the coding sequence GTGCCCAGAACGACGGACGGGGACGGCACCCCCGTCCCGCAGCGGCTGCTGGCCGCCGCCACCCGGCTCTTCGCGGAGCAGGGCTACGACCGCACCTCCGTGCAGGAGATCGTGGAGGCGGCAGGCGTCACCAAGGGGGCGCTGTACCACTACTTCGGCTCCAAGGACGACCTCCTGCACGAGGTGTACGCGCGCGTGCTGCGCCTCCAGATGGAGCGGCTCGACCACTTCGCCGACATGGACGCGCCGGTGGAGCAGCGGCTGAGGGGCGCCGCGGCGGACGTGGTGGTCACGACGATCGAGAACCTCGACGACGCGATGATCTTCTTCCGCTCGATGCACCACCTGAGCCCGGAGAAGAGCAAGCAGGTCCGTGCCGAGCGCCGGCGCTACCACGAGCGGTTCCGCGCGCTGATCGAGGAGGGCCAGAAGGAGGGCGTCTTCTCCACGGCGACCCCGGCCGACCTGGTCGTGGACTACCACTTCGGCTCGGTCCACCACCTGTCGACCTGGTACCGCCCGAACGGCCCGCTCACCCCGCAGCAGGTCGCCGACCACCTCGCCGACCTGCTGCTGCGGGCGCTGCGGCCGTAA
- a CDS encoding acyl-CoA dehydrogenase, which yields MDFAFDARTEELRAKLLAFMDEYVYPAEAVAEEQRAALASPWDTPAVVGELKAEARRQGLWNLFLPDAEHGAGLTNLQYAPLAEITGRSPHLAPTATNCAAPDTGNMEVLAQFGNEQQKKQWLEPLLAGEIRSAFAMTEPEVASSDATNITTHIERDGDDYVITGRKWYISGAMNPDCKIFIVMGKTDPDGADIRRQQSMVLVPRDTPGVTVRRAMQVFGYEDHSHGGHAEVVFDHARVPVTNLIGEEGGGFAIAQARLGPGRIHHCMRLIGMAERAIELMCRRAVSRTAFGKALAQQGVVQNWIADARVTVEQLRLLVLKTAWLMDTVGNKGAHTEIQAIKIATPRAVVGILDRAIQLHGAGGVSQDFPLAELYASARTLMLADGPDEVHQRSLARRELKKYL from the coding sequence ATGGACTTCGCGTTCGACGCGCGCACCGAGGAGCTGCGCGCCAAGCTGCTCGCCTTCATGGACGAGTACGTCTACCCGGCCGAGGCGGTGGCCGAGGAGCAGCGGGCCGCGCTTGCCTCGCCCTGGGACACCCCGGCCGTGGTCGGGGAGCTGAAGGCCGAGGCCCGCAGGCAGGGCCTGTGGAACCTCTTCCTCCCCGACGCCGAGCACGGCGCCGGGCTGACCAACCTCCAGTACGCGCCGCTCGCCGAGATCACCGGGCGCTCCCCGCATCTCGCGCCCACCGCGACGAACTGCGCCGCGCCCGACACGGGCAACATGGAGGTGCTGGCCCAGTTCGGCAACGAGCAGCAGAAGAAGCAGTGGCTGGAGCCGCTGCTGGCCGGCGAGATCCGCTCGGCGTTCGCGATGACCGAGCCGGAGGTGGCCTCCTCGGACGCCACCAACATCACCACGCACATCGAGCGCGACGGCGACGACTACGTCATCACCGGGCGCAAGTGGTACATCTCCGGCGCGATGAACCCGGACTGCAAGATCTTCATCGTGATGGGCAAGACCGACCCGGACGGCGCCGACATCCGCCGCCAGCAGTCGATGGTCCTGGTCCCGCGCGACACCCCGGGCGTGACCGTCAGGCGCGCGATGCAGGTCTTCGGCTACGAGGACCACTCGCACGGCGGCCACGCCGAGGTCGTCTTCGACCACGCGCGCGTGCCGGTCACGAACCTGATCGGCGAGGAGGGCGGCGGCTTCGCCATCGCCCAGGCCCGGCTCGGCCCCGGCCGGATCCACCACTGCATGCGGCTGATCGGCATGGCCGAGCGGGCGATCGAGCTGATGTGCCGGCGGGCGGTCTCGCGTACCGCGTTCGGCAAGGCGCTGGCCCAGCAGGGAGTCGTCCAGAACTGGATCGCGGACGCCCGGGTCACCGTCGAGCAGCTGCGGCTGCTGGTGCTGAAGACGGCCTGGCTGATGGACACCGTCGGCAACAAGGGCGCCCACACCGAGATCCAGGCCATCAAGATCGCCACCCCGCGCGCGGTGGTCGGCATCCTCGACCGGGCCATCCAGCTGCACGGCGCGGGCGGGGTGAGCCAGGACTTCCCGCTGGCCGAGCTGTACGCGAGCGCCCGCACCCTGATGCTCGCCGACGGCCCGGACGAGGTCCACCAGCGGTCGCTGGCGCGGCGGGAGCTGAAGAAGTACCTGTGA
- a CDS encoding phosphotransferase family protein gives MSADHPPGLDLDRLRALLDRERPGLVSGPLTGRLIEGGRSNLTYAVSDGTSKWVVRRPPLGHVLATAHDMKREHRVISALHPTRVPVPRPVLLCENPEGEAVLGAPFYVMEFVEGTPYRTADQLAPLGAERTRGAVLSLVDTLVELHAVDPAEVGLADFGRPEGFLDRQLRRWGKQLDASRNRELAGIDELHAALGRELPHSPAPTVVHGDYRLDNVLIGEDDRIKAILDWEMSTLGDPLTDLGLLVMYSRPLELPDSPISTTATAVGHPSPQELIERYAARSGRDVSAVSWYTAFAWFKLAVILEGIHFRYTLGQTVGRGFDRIGDLVPVFIDHGLTTLQEG, from the coding sequence ATGAGCGCCGACCACCCGCCCGGACTCGACCTGGACCGGCTGCGCGCCCTGCTCGACCGAGAGCGCCCCGGTCTCGTGAGCGGCCCTCTGACCGGCCGGCTGATCGAGGGCGGACGGTCGAACCTCACCTACGCGGTCTCGGACGGCACCTCGAAGTGGGTCGTCCGGCGGCCCCCGCTCGGCCATGTGCTGGCCACCGCGCACGACATGAAGCGCGAGCACCGCGTGATCAGCGCCCTGCACCCGACCCGGGTGCCGGTCCCGCGCCCCGTGTTGCTGTGTGAGAACCCCGAGGGCGAGGCGGTGCTCGGGGCGCCGTTCTACGTCATGGAGTTCGTCGAGGGCACCCCGTACCGCACCGCGGACCAGCTCGCCCCGCTCGGCGCCGAACGCACCCGGGGCGCGGTGCTGTCCCTGGTCGACACGCTGGTAGAGCTGCACGCGGTGGACCCCGCCGAGGTGGGCCTCGCCGACTTCGGCCGCCCCGAGGGCTTCCTGGACCGGCAGCTGCGCCGCTGGGGCAAGCAGCTGGACGCCTCCCGCAACCGCGAACTGGCCGGCATCGACGAGCTGCACGCGGCCCTGGGGCGGGAGCTGCCGCACTCCCCCGCACCCACCGTCGTCCACGGCGACTACCGGCTGGACAACGTCCTGATCGGCGAGGACGACCGGATCAAGGCGATCCTCGACTGGGAGATGTCCACCCTCGGCGACCCGCTCACGGACCTGGGCCTGCTGGTGATGTACAGCCGGCCGCTGGAGCTGCCCGACTCCCCCATCTCCACGACCGCCACGGCCGTCGGACACCCCTCACCGCAGGAGCTGATCGAGCGGTACGCCGCGCGCTCGGGACGCGACGTGTCCGCCGTCTCCTGGTACACGGCGTTCGCCTGGTTCAAGCTCGCCGTGATCCTGGAGGGCATCCACTTCCGGTACACGCTCGGCCAGACGGTCGGACGCGGCTTCGACCGGATCGGCGACCTCGTACCCGTCTTCATCGACCACGGGCTGACCACTCTTCAGGAAGGCTGA
- a CDS encoding DUF202 domain-containing protein, with translation MGGVSTPGRDPGLQPERTRLAWRRTTLSAAVAAVLAVKTALHGGASAPGIAVCGLCCMLFLGFLGVAHHRIRALTTGSRPPALAPRHATAAVLYAVGLAVCAALLVV, from the coding sequence ATGGGCGGGGTGAGCACGCCCGGGCGCGACCCGGGGCTGCAGCCGGAGCGCACCCGGCTGGCCTGGCGTCGTACGACCCTCTCGGCCGCCGTGGCCGCCGTACTCGCCGTCAAGACCGCCCTGCACGGCGGTGCCTCGGCGCCCGGCATCGCCGTCTGCGGCCTGTGCTGCATGCTCTTCCTGGGCTTCCTGGGCGTGGCGCACCACCGGATCCGCGCCCTCACGACCGGTTCCCGGCCGCCCGCGCTCGCACCGCGGCACGCGACGGCGGCGGTGCTGTACGCGGTCGGCCTGGCGGTGTGCGCCGCGCTCCTGGTCGTCTAG
- a CDS encoding YidH family protein, protein MSEFVRNVQLWFAPERVREEGDTPDYRFSLANERTFLAWLRTALALIGGGFAVDQFLPDLRWAWRVGLALALLVAGVLCSLRAVNHWVRCERAIRRGEDLPASRFPAVLSLVVAVVAVAMIVVVLLGWAG, encoded by the coding sequence GTGAGCGAATTCGTGCGCAACGTCCAGCTGTGGTTCGCACCGGAGCGGGTGCGGGAGGAGGGCGACACGCCCGACTACCGGTTCTCGCTGGCCAACGAGCGCACCTTTCTCGCCTGGCTGCGGACGGCGCTCGCGCTGATCGGCGGCGGATTCGCGGTGGACCAGTTCCTGCCGGACCTGCGCTGGGCCTGGCGGGTGGGGCTCGCGCTCGCCCTGCTCGTGGCCGGTGTGCTGTGCTCCCTGCGCGCCGTGAACCACTGGGTGCGCTGCGAGCGGGCGATCCGGCGCGGCGAGGACCTGCCCGCCTCCCGGTTCCCCGCGGTGCTGAGCCTGGTCGTCGCCGTGGTGGCGGTGGCGATGATCGTCGTGGTGCTGCTCGGATGGGCGGGGTGA
- a CDS encoding NUDIX domain-containing protein, with protein MNPAEEILDIVDENDRVIGRAPRGEAYARGLRHRCVFVEARDAAGRLFVHRRTATKLVFPSLYDTFVGGVVGAGESYDEAALREAEEELGVTGLPRPSFLFKFLYEDGAGNSWWSAVYEVRCELPVRPQAEEVQWHGFLAEEEVERRLREWEWVPDGLAAYERLRAFRSGR; from the coding sequence ATGAACCCTGCTGAGGAGATCCTCGACATCGTCGACGAGAACGACCGGGTCATCGGCCGGGCTCCGCGCGGCGAGGCGTACGCCCGGGGTCTGCGCCACCGCTGTGTATTTGTCGAGGCCCGGGACGCGGCCGGCCGGCTCTTCGTGCACCGGCGCACCGCCACCAAGCTGGTCTTCCCCTCCCTGTACGACACCTTCGTCGGCGGGGTCGTCGGGGCCGGCGAGTCCTACGACGAGGCGGCGCTGCGGGAGGCCGAGGAGGAGCTGGGTGTGACCGGGCTGCCCCGCCCCTCGTTCCTCTTCAAGTTCCTGTACGAAGACGGGGCCGGGAACAGCTGGTGGTCGGCGGTGTACGAGGTCCGCTGCGAACTGCCCGTACGGCCCCAGGCGGAGGAGGTGCAGTGGCACGGCTTCCTGGCCGAGGAGGAGGTCGAGCGGCGGCTGCGCGAGTGGGAGTGGGTGCCGGACGGGCTGGCGGCCTACGAGAGGCTGAGGGCGTTCCGTTCCGGCAGGTGA
- a CDS encoding DMT family transporter, producing the protein MIEVRSVSVLVLLLAVSAACCLGFGFVLQQNAAQKAPLGDFLSFRLLLDLMRVPRWLGGLALMVTGMVLGAIALGKGDISLVEPLLATNLLFALALSRCQTKQPLGRQGWAGLLLLAGGVSAFITAGEPRAGHVVTDPLRHWLIIGAMVGAALVLTTYGKRSRLSWGPVLLATAAGLLYGVQDALTRVSGTRFSAGGLTELFTGWQPYGVLVCGVTGLVLVQSAFETAPLRMSLPALTAAEPLAGILCGVGFLGDRLRTDTGALAWEAAGLAAVVAGIVLLGLHPALPCGTAETEPSARDLERR; encoded by the coding sequence ATGATCGAGGTACGCAGCGTGTCCGTTCTGGTTCTCCTTCTCGCCGTGAGTGCGGCCTGCTGCCTGGGCTTCGGGTTCGTGCTCCAGCAGAACGCCGCACAGAAGGCACCGCTCGGCGACTTCCTGTCCTTCCGGCTGCTACTGGACCTGATGCGGGTGCCGCGCTGGCTGGGCGGGCTCGCGCTGATGGTGACCGGCATGGTGCTGGGCGCAATCGCCCTCGGCAAGGGCGACATCTCCCTCGTCGAACCGCTGCTGGCGACCAACCTGCTGTTCGCGCTCGCCCTTTCCCGGTGCCAGACGAAGCAGCCCCTGGGCCGGCAGGGCTGGGCGGGTCTGCTGCTGCTCGCGGGCGGGGTGAGCGCGTTCATCACGGCGGGCGAGCCGCGCGCCGGCCACGTCGTCACCGATCCGCTGCGGCACTGGCTGATCATCGGCGCGATGGTCGGCGCGGCCCTGGTGCTCACGACGTACGGCAAACGCTCCCGGCTGAGCTGGGGCCCGGTGCTGCTGGCCACCGCGGCCGGGCTGCTGTACGGCGTGCAGGACGCGCTGACCCGGGTCAGCGGTACCCGTTTCTCCGCGGGCGGCCTCACGGAGCTGTTCACCGGCTGGCAGCCCTACGGCGTGCTGGTGTGCGGGGTCACCGGCCTGGTCCTGGTGCAGAGCGCGTTCGAGACGGCCCCGCTGCGCATGTCGCTGCCCGCGCTCACCGCGGCCGAGCCGCTGGCCGGGATCCTGTGCGGGGTGGGCTTCCTCGGGGACCGGCTGCGTACCGACACCGGGGCGCTGGCCTGGGAGGCGGCGGGACTCGCGGCCGTGGTCGCGGGCATCGTGCTGCTCGGGCTGCACCCGGCGCTGCCGTGCGGAACGGCGGAGACGGAGCCCTCGGCACGGGATCTCGAGCGCCGCTGA
- a CDS encoding molybdopterin-dependent oxidoreductase: MNSEQSEERGGEPGGRPIGRRVLLGTLGLGALGVVAAPTLQRGLEGFLGSVAGNDPTGLTGLLPNGGGFRYYSVAASVPHKNAADYQLKIDGLVDHPRTYTLDDLRALPQTRLVKDVQCVTGWRVPGTPFEGVRLSRLLDTAGVHGTAKAIRFTCFDGTYTESLTLDQARRPDILVALRMQDKDIGHDHGGPVRLYVAPMYFYKSAKWLSGITVTDRVEPGYWEHLGYDVDAWVGKSNGRTDDPTS, from the coding sequence GTGAACTCTGAACAATCCGAGGAGCGGGGCGGCGAGCCGGGCGGCAGGCCCATCGGCCGCCGCGTCCTCCTCGGCACCCTCGGCCTGGGCGCGCTCGGCGTGGTCGCCGCGCCCACGCTGCAACGCGGCCTGGAGGGCTTCCTCGGCAGCGTCGCCGGCAACGACCCCACCGGCCTGACCGGCCTGCTGCCCAACGGCGGCGGCTTCCGCTACTACTCCGTCGCCGCGTCGGTGCCGCACAAGAACGCCGCGGACTACCAGCTGAAGATCGACGGCCTCGTCGACCACCCGCGCACCTACACCCTGGACGACCTGCGCGCCCTGCCGCAGACCCGGCTGGTCAAGGACGTCCAGTGCGTCACCGGCTGGCGGGTGCCCGGCACCCCCTTCGAGGGCGTCCGCCTCTCCCGGCTGCTGGACACGGCAGGGGTGCACGGGACGGCGAAGGCGATCCGCTTCACGTGCTTCGACGGCACCTACACCGAGAGCCTCACCCTCGACCAGGCACGCCGCCCGGACATCCTGGTCGCGCTGCGCATGCAGGACAAGGACATCGGACACGACCACGGCGGCCCGGTCCGCCTCTACGTCGCCCCCATGTACTTCTACAAGTCCGCCAAGTGGCTCTCCGGCATCACGGTCACCGACCGCGTCGAGCCCGGCTACTGGGAGCACCTCGGCTACGACGTCGACGCCTGGGTCGGCAAGTCGAACGGACGGACCGATGACCCTACAAGCTGA
- a CDS encoding cytochrome b/b6 domain-containing protein, which produces MTLQADTPAPAAARLRRFSRAERWVHRTTAVLMGVCVVTAAILYIPQLAILVGRRELVVRVHECAGLALPVPVLLGLASRAFRADLRFLNRFGPHDRIWLRAALVRDKRRSSRPAGKFNAGQKVYAAWIAGATLVMLGTGLLMWFTHLAPLMWRTSATFVHDWLALTIGVVLAGHIGMALGDPEARRGLRTGTVNEDWAKREHPLWRP; this is translated from the coding sequence ATGACCCTACAAGCTGACACACCGGCCCCGGCCGCCGCCCGGCTCCGCCGTTTCAGCCGGGCCGAACGCTGGGTGCACCGTACGACGGCCGTGCTGATGGGCGTGTGCGTGGTGACGGCCGCGATCCTCTACATCCCGCAGCTGGCGATCCTGGTCGGCCGCCGGGAACTGGTCGTCCGGGTCCACGAGTGCGCGGGCCTCGCCCTGCCGGTGCCGGTCCTGCTGGGCCTCGCCTCCCGTGCCTTCCGGGCCGACCTGCGCTTCCTCAACCGCTTCGGGCCGCACGACCGGATCTGGCTGCGCGCGGCGCTGGTCCGCGACAAGCGCCGCTCCTCGCGTCCGGCCGGCAAGTTCAACGCCGGCCAGAAGGTCTACGCCGCCTGGATCGCCGGCGCCACGCTGGTCATGCTCGGCACCGGTCTGCTGATGTGGTTCACCCACCTCGCCCCGCTGATGTGGCGCACCTCGGCGACCTTCGTCCACGACTGGCTGGCCCTGACGATCGGCGTGGTCCTGGCGGGCCACATCGGCATGGCCCTGGGCGACCCGGAGGCGAGAAGGGGCCTGCGCACCGGGACGGTGAACGAGGACTGGGCGAAGCGGGAGCACCCGCTCTGGCGTCCCTGA